In Luteimonas galliterrae, the sequence TCGGCCCGCACCGTCGTACGCAACAAGTCGCGGGTGCGATTGGCCGCGTCGAACCACACGGCCAGACTGCGCGTTCGCGCCGCGTCGGTCAAGCCTGCGGCCTCGGCCAAAGCCAGGTCCGCGGCGAAGCGCAAACGCAGGCCGGCATGCTCGTCGGCGGTCCAGCGCTGCGCGGTTTCCAGGGCGGCGGTTTCGCCGCGGCGCAGCCTGGCGAGATCGGCCGCCACCTCGCGGCGCAGCTTGAATACGCCATCGCGAAGCCAGGCATCGGCCAGGCCGGGATGGCCGCGCGCAGCCTCGAGCGCTTCGGCCGCGGCCGCCTCGGCATGGCCCCGCCCGCTCAGCCAGGCCACCGCTTCGGCCTGCGGCGGCAGGCGGAATTCCAGCTTCTGGCAGCGGCTGCGGATCGTCGCCGGCAAGCGCGCCGGATGGGCGCTGACCAGCCACAGGTAGCGGCCAGGCACCGGTTCTTCCAGCGTTTTCAGCAGCGCGTTGCAAGCGGCGTGGTTGATCGCGTCGGCCGGATCGATGATCGCCACCTGCGCGCCGCCATACTGCGGCGTGAGGGTGAGCTTTTCCGACAAGTCGCGGATCTGTTCGATCACGATCTCGGTGCGCAGGCGCGTGCCTTCGCGGTTGAACACGAACGAGATGACGTTGAAATCCGGATGGGTGCCCGCGGCCAGCAGCTGGCAGCCGCGGCAATGCCCGCAAGGTTCGCCGTCGCCGCCGGGCGATACGCACAGCAGGCGTTGCGCCAGGCGCTCGGCCACCGCGCGCTTGCCCAGGTTGGCCGGTCCGCAGAACAGCATGCCGTGCGCGAGCCTGCCGGCGTCGATCGCCTCGCAGGCCTGATCGTAGGCGCGTCGCTGCCAAGGCGCAAAACGGTTCCCGGACGCGCTCATCGCGACGATTCCCGCAGGGCGAGCAAGTGCGCCACCGCATCCGCGGCGACCTGCTCGCGCGGACGCGAGGCGTCGATCACGCGGAAACGATCGGGCTCGGCCTGGGCGCGCATCAGGAACACGCCGCGTGCGCGGGCGAAGAAATCCTCCTGTTCGCGCTCGATGCGGTCGGGCCACAGATCGCGGGTGTTGGTGCGCACGCGGCCCTCGCGCACGTCGA encodes:
- a CDS encoding DNA polymerase III subunit delta', which translates into the protein MSASGNRFAPWQRRAYDQACEAIDAGRLAHGMLFCGPANLGKRAVAERLAQRLLCVSPGGDGEPCGHCRGCQLLAAGTHPDFNVISFVFNREGTRLRTEIVIEQIRDLSEKLTLTPQYGGAQVAIIDPADAINHAACNALLKTLEEPVPGRYLWLVSAHPARLPATIRSRCQKLEFRLPPQAEAVAWLSGRGHAEAAAAEALEAARGHPGLADAWLRDGVFKLRREVAADLARLRRGETAALETAQRWTADEHAGLRLRFAADLALAEAAGLTDAARTRSLAVWFDAANRTRDLLRTTVRADLTVADLLLSWRGEDARTAGGGR